One window of Gemmatimonas aurantiaca genomic DNA carries:
- a CDS encoding nuclear transport factor 2 family protein: MPSIMRPIRPSTLSRRLRTLAASALCLLPASLSAQWSTVYEQFYLQAPHNWQFRTHFAYADRLFNAFDFGHAILYETMWRFPNAPVAELETRRYDQLTKQVLQKPPRLPLEEAAIEPMYARLAPEAKTMFDWAHLLHRQIYDVLADDRLDWPQRDAAVAKLLAYYKSRPAIAFSSRPKSMALMQEQPYSLAFRVKYPKFNGLIWGYHWFQVGLYEPLMVGRNAAERHAGVRAATVRFFQMLTDAPRSMPYQMPMTAAISPAFAERYPEAAIIFDNLHSMHDVVSDILANPGVPRSHKRDEILLAARRFRDDTSYVMTEAAWRRMSEHMGIENMGGPVVGFTSRFPIPSVTMGAVMQHDSTGAMTGFTHGGAATGAQGNAHADDARADNAHTGHAAPAKVDPHAGHQMPPATPDSRYPRGSSADSSAASAVVAQFLTALAGGDSATVLHLLDPDTQILERGTAEPLAEYRVRHLPADIAFARSHNVARIPRTVIVVGDVAYSTVTETLTGRYGNRPRGSAGAEVIVLERAAAGWRITAVHWSSRTH; encoded by the coding sequence ATGCCTTCGATCATGCGCCCGATCAGGCCATCGACCCTCAGCCGCCGTCTGCGCACACTCGCGGCGTCCGCGCTCTGCCTGCTGCCCGCCTCCCTGTCGGCGCAGTGGTCCACGGTTTACGAGCAGTTCTATCTGCAGGCGCCGCACAACTGGCAGTTCCGCACACACTTCGCCTACGCCGATCGTCTCTTCAACGCCTTCGACTTCGGACACGCGATCCTGTACGAAACCATGTGGCGCTTTCCCAACGCGCCGGTCGCCGAACTCGAGACCCGTCGCTACGACCAGCTCACGAAGCAGGTGTTGCAGAAGCCGCCACGCCTGCCACTCGAGGAAGCCGCCATCGAACCGATGTACGCCCGGCTCGCGCCGGAGGCGAAGACGATGTTCGACTGGGCCCATCTGCTGCATCGGCAGATCTACGATGTGCTCGCCGATGACCGTCTCGACTGGCCCCAGCGCGATGCCGCTGTGGCGAAGCTGCTCGCGTACTACAAGTCGCGTCCCGCGATCGCCTTCAGCAGCAGGCCCAAGTCGATGGCACTGATGCAGGAGCAGCCATACTCGCTCGCCTTCCGCGTGAAGTATCCGAAGTTCAATGGGCTCATCTGGGGCTATCACTGGTTCCAGGTGGGGCTGTACGAGCCGCTCATGGTGGGACGCAATGCGGCCGAACGACATGCGGGTGTGCGGGCGGCCACGGTGCGCTTCTTCCAGATGCTCACCGATGCGCCGCGCAGCATGCCGTATCAGATGCCCATGACGGCGGCCATCTCTCCAGCGTTCGCCGAGCGCTATCCGGAGGCGGCCATCATCTTCGACAATCTGCACTCCATGCACGATGTCGTGTCGGACATCCTCGCCAACCCCGGTGTGCCACGCTCTCACAAACGCGACGAGATTCTGCTCGCCGCTCGGCGTTTCCGTGACGATACGTCGTATGTGATGACGGAGGCGGCCTGGCGCCGCATGTCCGAACACATGGGCATCGAGAACATGGGTGGTCCGGTCGTGGGCTTCACGTCGCGGTTTCCCATCCCCTCGGTGACCATGGGTGCCGTCATGCAGCACGACAGTACCGGGGCCATGACCGGATTCACGCACGGAGGTGCGGCCACTGGCGCGCAAGGCAATGCCCATGCAGACGACGCGCGTGCGGACAACGCCCACACGGGCCACGCGGCGCCCGCCAAGGTGGATCCTCACGCGGGCCACCAGATGCCGCCGGCGACGCCCGACTCGCGCTATCCGCGTGGCAGCAGTGCGGACAGCAGCGCCGCATCGGCCGTGGTGGCGCAGTTCCTCACCGCGCTGGCCGGTGGGGACAGTGCCACGGTACTCCATCTGCTCGATCCGGACACGCAGATCCTGGAACGGGGCACGGCCGAACCGCTTGCGGAGTATCGGGTACGACATCTGCCGGCGGACATCGCGTTTGCCCGTTCACACAACGTGGCGCGCATTCCGCGCACCGTGATCGTGGTGGGCGACGTGGCCTACAGCACCGTCACCGAAACCCTCACCGGTCGTTACGGTAATCGTCCCCGGGGCAGCGCCGGTGCGGAGGTGATCGTGCTGGAGCGGGCCGCCGCTGGCTGGCGCATCACCGCGGTGCACTGGTCGTCGCGCACTCACTGA